In a genomic window of Pseudoxanthomonas indica:
- a CDS encoding FAD-binding oxidoreductase, producing the protein MTAESDHAGIPASSARREALRTLGLAGLGLLSGCADSNDATAPAFVEDVARIAPMPVARIVRPSDTASVQAAVRSADSAISIGGARYSMGGQIAARDSLHLDMRGMRRLIWLDPARQRVRVQAGMCWRDLLDHLDPHDLSPRIMQSYSNFSIGGSVAVNCHGRYVGAGPLAHSLRALQLVSADGSVHELDRQQSPELFAAVIGGYGGLGVVTEVELDLAENQRMQRHVERLPLADYPDYFRSQVAGRADVLMHNADLVPPHFDAPLAISWRRSQAALTHPQRLIARGLDYHRERNLIWAVSELPAGGLLRDRFQTERLLHEPMVQLRNREASLDAAALEPRTRQFSTYLLQEYFIPVAGFGSFARSMTAILQQHRVQALNISIRHSPADRDSLLAWAREEVFSFVLYHKQDAGQAADDRAGIWTRHLIDAALLHGGRYYLPYRLHATREQFLRAYPEAQAFATLKRQLDPQRRFRNQLWDTYLPT; encoded by the coding sequence ATGACGGCTGAGTCCGATCACGCAGGCATACCCGCTTCCAGCGCGCGCCGCGAGGCCTTGCGCACGCTCGGTCTGGCCGGCCTTGGCCTGCTGAGCGGCTGCGCTGACTCCAACGACGCCACGGCGCCGGCGTTCGTGGAAGACGTGGCGCGGATCGCGCCGATGCCGGTCGCCCGGATAGTCCGCCCTTCCGACACCGCCAGCGTGCAGGCGGCAGTGCGCTCTGCCGACAGCGCGATCAGCATCGGCGGTGCGCGCTACAGCATGGGCGGACAGATCGCCGCACGCGACTCGCTGCATCTGGACATGCGTGGCATGCGCCGCTTGATCTGGCTGGATCCGGCGCGCCAACGCGTGCGGGTACAGGCCGGCATGTGCTGGCGCGACCTGCTGGATCATCTGGACCCGCATGATCTGTCGCCGCGGATCATGCAGAGCTACAGCAATTTTTCGATTGGCGGGTCGGTGGCGGTGAACTGCCATGGCCGCTACGTCGGCGCCGGTCCGCTCGCGCATTCGTTGCGTGCGCTGCAGTTGGTGAGCGCCGACGGCAGCGTGCATGAACTGGATCGCCAACAATCTCCGGAACTGTTTGCGGCAGTCATTGGCGGCTACGGAGGCCTGGGTGTCGTCACCGAGGTGGAACTGGATCTGGCCGAGAACCAGCGCATGCAGCGCCATGTCGAACGCCTGCCGCTGGCCGACTATCCCGATTACTTCCGCAGCCAGGTGGCCGGTCGCGCGGACGTGCTGATGCACAACGCCGATCTGGTGCCGCCCCACTTCGACGCTCCGCTGGCGATCAGTTGGCGACGCAGCCAAGCCGCGCTGACGCATCCGCAGCGGCTGATCGCGCGCGGCCTGGACTACCACCGTGAGCGGAACCTGATCTGGGCGGTGTCCGAGCTGCCCGCCGGTGGCCTGCTGCGTGATCGTTTCCAGACCGAACGGCTGCTGCACGAGCCGATGGTGCAGCTGCGCAACCGCGAGGCGAGCCTGGATGCGGCCGCGCTGGAACCGCGCACCCGCCAGTTCTCGACCTATCTGCTGCAGGAGTACTTCATCCCGGTGGCCGGCTTCGGCTCGTTCGCGCGCTCGATGACCGCCATCCTGCAACAGCATCGTGTGCAGGCCTTGAACATTTCCATCCGGCATTCTCCGGCCGACCGCGACAGCCTGCTGGCGTGGGCGCGAGAAGAGGTGTTTTCCTTCGTGCTGTACCACAAGCAGGACGCCGGACAGGCAGCCGATGACAGGGCCGGCATATGGACCCGGCACTTGATCGACGCGGCGCTGCTGCATGGCGGCCGCTACTACCTGCCTTACCGCTTGCATGCCACGCGCGAGCAATTCCTGCGCGCCTATCCGGAAGCGCAGGCCTTTGCCACGCTCAAGCGGCAACTGGATCCGCAGCGGCGTTTCCGCAACCAGTTGTGGGACACGTACCTGCCGACTTGA
- a CDS encoding M15 family metallopeptidase, translating to MRALPPVPLKTALFNTGAIELWPARLLRARGNGDARILSRARWVLRRKRDGRYLAAVLDSGVMPLLPSLPREPGLEAAMDRLEQIEAAAVPEWHAADLPLDGLRDRLHALGLDDSYGERTGLDLVAEPDTLVFADFDRYRRPLWLEVSAARAWLAMRAAAARDGVVLESISGYRSHDYQLGIFERKLARGQTVEQILTVNAAPGYSEHHGGCALDIGTPGEPPAEETFEGTAAFAWLSEHAGAAGFVMSYPRGNPHGIVYEPWHWRYAGHDG from the coding sequence ATGCGCGCCCTGCCCCCCGTTCCGCTGAAGACCGCCCTGTTCAACACCGGCGCCATTGAACTGTGGCCTGCGCGGCTGCTGCGCGCGCGCGGCAATGGCGACGCGCGCATCCTGTCGCGCGCACGCTGGGTGTTGCGCCGCAAGCGCGACGGCCGCTATCTGGCGGCGGTGCTGGACAGCGGCGTGATGCCGTTGCTGCCCTCCCTGCCCCGCGAACCGGGCCTGGAAGCGGCGATGGATCGCTTGGAACAGATTGAGGCGGCCGCCGTGCCCGAGTGGCACGCCGCCGACCTGCCGCTGGATGGCTTGCGAGATCGCCTGCATGCGTTGGGCCTGGATGACAGCTACGGTGAGCGCACCGGCCTGGATCTGGTGGCCGAGCCGGATACGCTGGTGTTTGCGGATTTCGATCGCTATCGCCGCCCCTTGTGGCTGGAAGTGTCGGCAGCGCGCGCCTGGCTGGCGATGCGTGCAGCGGCCGCGCGCGACGGCGTAGTGCTGGAGTCGATCTCCGGCTACCGCAGCCACGATTACCAACTGGGCATCTTCGAACGCAAGCTGGCGCGTGGGCAGACGGTGGAGCAAATCCTGACCGTCAATGCCGCACCGGGTTACAGCGAGCATCATGGCGGCTGCGCGCTGGATATCGGCACGCCGGGCGAGCCGCCCGCAGAAGAAACCTTTGAAGGCACCGCCGCCTTTGCCTGGCTGAGCGAGCATGCCGGCGCGGCCGGTTTCGTCATGAGTTACCCGCGCGGCAATCCGCACGGCATCGTCTACGAACCCTGGCACTGGCGTTACGCCGGGCATGACGGCTGA
- a CDS encoding PH domain-containing protein, which yields MQKDIPVAPLAGIAWLGLWLPMLLAAGVIIGVAVMPAQTTPAHGLLLALPLLIVIGAGLSWAARRRRIVLSNRDLQITATLYRKQVPVEAIDLDNARVVSLDEHTELRPMVKTNGFTLPGFSAGHYRMRNLAKAFCLVTDRSRVLVLPLRDGLTLLLSPEKPRELLDQLLELAGQRPAR from the coding sequence ATGCAGAAGGACATCCCGGTCGCACCGCTGGCCGGCATCGCCTGGCTCGGGCTGTGGTTGCCGATGCTGCTGGCTGCGGGCGTGATCATCGGCGTGGCGGTCATGCCCGCCCAGACCACGCCGGCGCACGGGCTGCTGCTCGCCCTGCCGCTGCTGATCGTGATCGGCGCCGGACTGAGCTGGGCCGCCCGCAGGCGCCGCATCGTGCTGTCCAATCGCGACCTGCAGATCACCGCGACCCTGTACCGCAAACAGGTACCGGTCGAAGCGATCGACCTGGACAACGCGCGCGTGGTCAGCCTGGACGAGCACACCGAACTGCGGCCGATGGTGAAGACCAATGGCTTCACCCTGCCCGGCTTTTCCGCCGGTCACTACCGCATGCGCAACCTGGCCAAGGCGTTCTGCCTGGTCACCGATCGCTCGCGCGTGCTGGTGCTGCCGCTGCGCGATGGACTGACCCTGCTGCTCAGTCCGGAGAAGCCGCGCGAGCTGCTGGATCAGTTGCTTGAACTGGCAGGCCAACGCCCGGCTCGCTAA
- a CDS encoding DUF4177 domain-containing protein has protein sequence MNRQGSQGWELVNTVVPAAYYGLTLIFKRQA, from the coding sequence ATGAACCGCCAGGGCTCGCAGGGCTGGGAACTGGTCAACACCGTGGTGCCCGCCGCCTATTACGGGCTGACGTTGATCTTCAAACGCCAGGCCTGA
- a CDS encoding Arc family DNA binding domain-containing protein — MAEKKAYPLRINADVLSAVQRWADDELRSLNAQIEYVLRDALRKAGRLPRQDAASDEETP, encoded by the coding sequence GTGGCCGAGAAGAAAGCCTACCCGCTGCGCATCAACGCCGATGTACTGAGCGCCGTGCAGCGTTGGGCCGACGACGAACTGCGTTCGCTCAACGCGCAGATTGAGTACGTGTTGCGCGACGCCCTGCGCAAGGCGGGGCGCCTGCCCAGGCAGGACGCCGCCTCCGACGAAGAAACACCCTGA
- a CDS encoding SPFH domain-containing protein gives MKEKSLPSLTGIPFLLVLFALLALAIWLFVTGVQKGPATGIPDVARLLSGIGLFFVTLFCMTGLYTVQPNQAAVLSLFGKYVGTVKDNGLRWNNPFYSKKKISLRVRNFESGKLKVNELDGSPIEIAAVIVWQVVDASEAVYNVDDYENFVHIQSESALRAMATSYPYDQHEEGQLALRSHATEISQHLKDELAERLAHAGVEVLDARISHLAYAAEIAQAMLQRQQANAVIAARTRIVAGAVGMVEMALAELQKNGVVNLDEERKAQMVSNLLVVLCGERGTQPIVNTGSLY, from the coding sequence ATGAAAGAGAAGTCCCTACCTTCGCTGACCGGCATTCCCTTCCTGCTCGTCCTGTTCGCCCTGCTCGCCCTGGCCATCTGGCTGTTCGTGACCGGCGTGCAGAAGGGTCCCGCGACCGGGATTCCCGACGTCGCCCGCCTGCTCTCCGGCATCGGCCTGTTCTTCGTGACCCTGTTCTGCATGACCGGCCTGTACACGGTCCAGCCCAACCAGGCGGCAGTGCTCAGCTTGTTCGGCAAGTACGTCGGCACGGTCAAGGACAACGGCCTGCGCTGGAACAACCCCTTCTATTCCAAGAAGAAGATCAGCCTGCGCGTGCGCAACTTCGAAAGCGGCAAGCTCAAGGTCAATGAGCTGGATGGCAGCCCGATTGAAATCGCCGCCGTGATCGTCTGGCAGGTGGTGGATGCCTCCGAAGCCGTCTACAACGTCGACGACTACGAGAACTTCGTGCACATCCAGTCCGAGTCGGCGCTGCGTGCGATGGCCACCAGCTACCCTTACGACCAGCACGAAGAAGGTCAACTGGCCCTGCGCAGTCACGCCACCGAGATTTCGCAGCACCTGAAGGATGAACTGGCCGAGCGCCTGGCCCATGCCGGCGTGGAAGTACTGGACGCCCGCATCAGCCACCTGGCCTACGCGGCGGAAATCGCCCAGGCGATGTTGCAGCGCCAGCAGGCCAATGCGGTCATCGCGGCGCGCACGCGGATCGTGGCCGGCGCGGTGGGCATGGTGGAAATGGCCCTGGCCGAGCTGCAGAAGAACGGCGTGGTCAACCTGGACGAGGAACGCAAGGCGCAGATGGTCAGCAACCTGCTGGTGGTGCTGTGCGGCGAGCGCGGTACGCAGCCGATCGTCAACACCGGCTCGCTGTACTGA
- the purT gene encoding formate-dependent phosphoribosylglycinamide formyltransferase → MTTIGTPLTAHATRVLLLGSGELGKEVAIELQRLGVEVIAADRYADAPAMQVAHRSHVLDMLDPAAVRALIAQEQPHLIVPEIEAIHTETLVALESEGVARVIPTARAARLTMDREGIRRLAAETLKLPTSPYRFVDSEAEYRQAVAEIGLPCVVKPVMSSSGKGQSTLRSEADIGPAWEYAQTGGRAGAGRCIVEGFIDFDYEITLLTVRHANGTSFCEPIGHWQKDGDYRESWQPQPMTDLALQRAQDIAGAVTDDLGGWGLFGVELFVKGDEVWFSEVSPRPHDTGLVTLVSQDLSEFALHARAILGLPIPVIRSQGPSASCAVLAHGHGVPVFSQVDAALTAPDTALRLFGKPRVEGHRRVAVTLARAADIEGARAIARDAAEALQIALK, encoded by the coding sequence ATGACCACGATTGGAACCCCGCTCACCGCCCATGCCACCCGCGTCCTGCTGCTCGGCTCGGGCGAACTGGGCAAGGAAGTGGCGATTGAGCTGCAGCGGCTGGGGGTGGAGGTGATCGCGGCGGATCGCTATGCCGATGCGCCGGCGATGCAGGTGGCGCATCGTTCGCATGTGCTGGACATGCTCGACCCGGCGGCGGTGCGTGCGTTGATCGCGCAGGAGCAGCCACACCTGATCGTGCCGGAGATCGAGGCCATCCATACCGAGACCCTGGTGGCGCTGGAAAGCGAAGGCGTGGCGCGGGTCATTCCGACCGCGCGCGCGGCGCGCCTGACCATGGATCGCGAAGGCATCCGCCGGCTGGCCGCAGAGACGCTGAAGCTGCCCACCTCGCCCTATCGTTTTGTCGACAGCGAAGCCGAATATCGCCAGGCCGTGGCGGAGATAGGCCTGCCGTGCGTGGTCAAGCCGGTGATGTCATCGTCGGGCAAGGGCCAGAGCACCTTGCGCAGCGAGGCCGACATCGGGCCGGCGTGGGAGTACGCGCAGACCGGCGGCCGTGCCGGCGCGGGTCGCTGCATCGTCGAAGGCTTCATCGATTTCGACTACGAGATCACCCTGCTGACCGTGCGCCATGCCAATGGCACCTCGTTCTGCGAGCCGATTGGTCATTGGCAGAAGGACGGCGACTATCGCGAAAGCTGGCAGCCGCAGCCGATGACGGACCTGGCCCTGCAACGCGCGCAGGACATTGCCGGCGCGGTCACCGATGACCTCGGTGGCTGGGGGCTGTTCGGCGTGGAGTTGTTCGTCAAGGGCGACGAGGTGTGGTTCAGCGAAGTCTCGCCACGCCCGCACGATACCGGCCTGGTCACGCTGGTCTCGCAGGATCTGAGCGAGTTCGCGCTGCATGCGCGCGCGATTCTCGGCCTGCCGATTCCGGTGATCCGCTCGCAGGGGCCATCGGCCTCGTGCGCGGTACTGGCGCATGGCCATGGCGTGCCGGTGTTCTCGCAGGTGGATGCGGCGCTGACCGCACCGGATACGGCGCTGCGCCTGTTCGGCAAGCCGCGGGTCGAAGGCCATCGCCGCGTCGCGGTGACGCTGGCACGCGCCGCCGATATCGAAGGCGCGCGTGCCATCGCCCGTGACGCCGCCGAAGCCCTGCAGATCGCACTCAAATAA
- a CDS encoding endonuclease/exonuclease/phosphatase family protein: protein MRRILLPWLALLLPTAVLTACVSAPVTESSSAQTVRVATYNTSLYSDDAGGLIAELAGDSAHARKIAAVLQKVRPDLVLLNEFDYDDAHRAADLFQQRYLAVAQPGGGEALTYPYRYLAPVNTGVPSGLDLDNNGVAGGDGRARGNDAWGYGLHPGQYGMLVLSRFPIDATQVRTFQLLRWSQMPGAKRPMDPATGKSWYRDEVWSQLRLSSKSHWDVPVQIAGTTVHFLVSHPTPPVFDGPEDRNGARNHDEIRLWHDYLSADKAAWICDDQGVCGGLAAGERFVIAGDLNNDPVDGDGHHDAILELLEHPRVLRQATPRSEGGEETATTYAAAGIEHRGAPAHVTGDFGPRNGAMRLDYVLPSTGFALIGNGVFWPKKSDPDAAIADGSDHHLVWVDLQP from the coding sequence ATGCGCCGAATCCTCCTGCCCTGGCTGGCCCTGCTGCTCCCCACCGCCGTGTTGACTGCCTGCGTGAGCGCACCCGTGACCGAATCTTCCTCCGCGCAGACCGTGCGCGTGGCTACCTACAACACCTCGCTGTACTCGGACGACGCTGGTGGCCTCATCGCCGAGCTGGCAGGCGACAGCGCGCACGCGCGCAAGATCGCCGCGGTGCTGCAGAAGGTGCGGCCGGATCTGGTGCTGCTCAACGAGTTCGATTACGACGATGCCCATCGCGCCGCGGATCTGTTCCAGCAGCGCTATCTGGCGGTGGCGCAGCCGGGCGGCGGCGAAGCACTGACGTATCCCTATCGCTACCTGGCGCCGGTCAACACCGGTGTGCCCAGCGGCCTGGATCTGGACAACAACGGCGTCGCCGGCGGTGACGGCCGCGCACGCGGCAACGATGCCTGGGGCTACGGTCTGCATCCGGGTCAATACGGCATGCTGGTGCTGTCGCGCTTCCCCATCGATGCGACGCAGGTGCGCACGTTCCAGTTGCTGCGATGGAGCCAGATGCCGGGTGCGAAGCGGCCGATGGATCCGGCCACCGGCAAGTCCTGGTACCGCGATGAGGTGTGGTCGCAGTTGCGGCTGTCATCCAAGTCGCACTGGGATGTACCCGTGCAGATCGCGGGTACGACGGTGCATTTCCTGGTCTCGCACCCCACGCCGCCGGTGTTCGATGGTCCGGAAGATCGCAATGGCGCGCGCAACCATGACGAAATCCGTTTGTGGCATGACTACCTGAGCGCAGACAAGGCGGCGTGGATCTGCGATGACCAAGGCGTGTGCGGGGGGCTGGCCGCAGGCGAGCGTTTCGTGATTGCCGGCGATTTGAACAACGACCCCGTCGACGGCGACGGCCACCACGACGCCATCCTGGAACTGCTGGAACACCCGCGCGTGCTGCGCCAGGCGACGCCGCGCAGCGAAGGCGGCGAGGAAACGGCGACCACCTACGCCGCTGCCGGCATCGAGCATCGCGGCGCGCCCGCGCATGTCACCGGCGACTTCGGCCCGCGCAACGGCGCCATGCGCCTGGACTACGTGCTGCCCTCCACCGGCTTCGCGCTGATCGGCAATGGCGTGTTCTGGCCGAAGAAGAGCGACCCCGACGCCGCCATCGCCGACGGCAGCGATCATCATCTGGTGTGGGTGGATCTGCAGCCCTGA
- a CDS encoding arginyltransferase: MGNDSPVPADDLRLFHTGEHPCGYWPERNARDLVLDPRDARLPSFYPTALSWGFRRSGDIVYRPHCLGCQACVAVRIPVASFQPDRSQRRCAQRNAHVDTRIVAAVRSEEHLALYRRYLSARHPLGGMDDHGAIEFDQFLIGSWARGRFVELREEGRLLAVAVTDLLPQALSAVYTFYDPALVERGLGTLAILRQIEWARRDGLSHIYLGYWIDGHRKMDYKRRFRPLEQFNGRQWVPARM; this comes from the coding sequence ATGGGCAATGACAGCCCCGTGCCGGCCGACGACCTGCGCCTGTTCCATACCGGCGAGCATCCGTGCGGTTACTGGCCGGAGCGGAATGCGCGCGATCTGGTGCTGGATCCGCGCGACGCGCGGCTGCCTTCGTTCTATCCCACCGCGCTGAGCTGGGGCTTCCGCCGCTCCGGCGACATCGTCTATCGGCCGCACTGCCTGGGCTGCCAGGCCTGCGTGGCGGTGCGGATTCCGGTGGCGAGCTTCCAGCCGGATCGCAGCCAGCGCCGATGTGCGCAGCGCAATGCGCATGTCGACACGCGCATCGTGGCCGCGGTGCGTAGCGAAGAACACCTGGCCTTGTACCGGCGTTACCTGAGCGCGCGCCACCCACTGGGCGGCATGGATGATCACGGCGCCATCGAGTTTGATCAGTTCCTGATTGGCAGTTGGGCGCGCGGCCGCTTCGTCGAACTGCGCGAAGAAGGCCGGCTGCTGGCGGTGGCGGTGACGGATCTGCTGCCGCAGGCCTTGTCGGCCGTGTACACGTTCTACGATCCGGCGCTGGTCGAGCGCGGCCTGGGCACGCTGGCGATCCTGCGGCAGATCGAATGGGCGCGTCGCGACGGCTTGAGCCATATCTACCTGGGCTACTGGATCGACGGCCACCGCAAGATGGATTACAAGCGACGCTTCCGCCCGCTGGAACAGTTCAATGGCCGCCAATGGGTGCCGGCACGGATGTAG
- a CDS encoding EF-hand domain-containing protein — MNRNKTLLTLTILAALGAGSAFAATQSSADPDTRPARASLDVNGDGVIDRTEAAAHPRLAEHFDTLDKNKDGKLNANERPQHKGGRHGRGPRGEGMARFRQLDKDGDGRISQAEAAAEPKFQQRFADMDANKDGFVDRADRELRGKQRRDQWFAQADTDKDGKLSRAEYDQAAAKRGEDFRRKFDARGDGKRATDVKPQTQQ, encoded by the coding sequence ATGAACCGCAACAAGACCTTGCTGACGCTGACCATCCTGGCGGCCCTGGGCGCGGGCTCGGCCTTCGCCGCCACCCAGTCGTCGGCGGACCCGGACACCCGCCCCGCGCGTGCCTCTCTGGACGTCAATGGCGACGGCGTGATTGATCGCACCGAAGCGGCCGCGCATCCGCGTCTGGCCGAGCATTTCGACACGCTGGACAAGAACAAGGACGGCAAGCTCAATGCCAACGAGCGTCCGCAGCACAAGGGCGGCCGCCATGGTCGCGGACCGCGCGGCGAAGGCATGGCCCGCTTCAGGCAGCTGGACAAGGACGGCGATGGCCGCATCAGCCAGGCCGAAGCCGCCGCCGAGCCGAAGTTCCAGCAGCGCTTCGCCGACATGGACGCGAACAAGGACGGCTTTGTCGATCGCGCCGATCGCGAGCTGCGCGGCAAGCAGCGCCGTGACCAATGGTTCGCGCAGGCCGACACCGACAAGGACGGCAAGCTGAGCCGCGCCGAGTACGACCAGGCCGCAGCGAAGCGTGGCGAGGATTTCCGCCGCAAGTTCGATGCCCGCGGCGATGGCAAGCGCGCGACCGACGTGAAGCCGCAGACCCAGCAGTAA
- a CDS encoding RNA polymerase sigma factor — protein sequence MTAATLELTLRQEFPAAQRGDRDAYGRIVLACQNAITAIALAITRDVQASEDIAQEAFLKAWKHLGSLKNPDSLLPWLRQITRNLARDHLRAAQYRPLSGESAEVAISLAADSAPTPAELLLRTEQEQVAADIISALPEDSRELLLLFYRESQSSQQVAQLLGLTDAAVRKRLSRARGTVRDELMKHFSDFARSSAPGAAFASVVIGALAMAAPPTAAAAVLSTGTAIAGKGLLKVMGASFGAIAFGVIAGVGSVWYGIRKYLRDPLDEQERQSLLKYGATNTLLILAFVVGISYLARVPGWQPHLAVTLAYMLGISLTCGQWLPRILARRRARDMLRDPVGTAALLRRQRIRSRIGLVLGMVLATIGLVVGLILSGRLVF from the coding sequence ATGACCGCCGCCACCCTCGAACTGACCCTGCGCCAGGAATTTCCCGCCGCCCAGCGCGGTGACCGCGACGCCTATGGCCGCATCGTGCTGGCCTGCCAGAACGCGATCACCGCCATCGCTTTGGCGATCACCCGCGACGTGCAGGCCAGCGAGGACATCGCCCAGGAAGCCTTCCTGAAAGCCTGGAAGCACCTGGGCAGCCTGAAGAACCCCGACAGCCTGCTGCCCTGGCTGCGCCAGATCACCCGCAACCTGGCCCGCGATCATCTGCGCGCCGCGCAGTACCGGCCGCTGTCCGGCGAAAGCGCGGAAGTGGCGATCAGCCTGGCCGCCGACAGCGCGCCGACGCCGGCGGAATTGTTGTTGCGCACCGAACAGGAGCAGGTGGCGGCGGACATCATCTCCGCCCTGCCCGAAGACAGCCGCGAACTGTTGCTGTTGTTCTATCGCGAAAGCCAGAGCTCGCAGCAGGTGGCGCAGTTGCTCGGCCTGACCGACGCGGCGGTGCGCAAGCGCCTGTCACGCGCACGCGGCACGGTGCGCGACGAATTGATGAAGCACTTCAGCGATTTCGCCCGCAGCAGCGCGCCGGGCGCGGCGTTTGCCTCGGTGGTGATCGGCGCGCTGGCGATGGCTGCGCCGCCGACCGCAGCGGCGGCGGTGCTGAGCACCGGCACCGCCATTGCCGGCAAGGGCCTGCTGAAGGTGATGGGCGCCTCGTTCGGCGCGATCGCCTTTGGCGTGATCGCCGGCGTCGGCTCGGTCTGGTACGGCATCCGCAAGTACCTGCGGGATCCGCTCGACGAGCAGGAGCGCCAATCACTGCTCAAGTACGGCGCGACCAACACGCTGTTGATCCTGGCCTTCGTGGTGGGCATCAGCTATCTGGCGCGCGTACCGGGCTGGCAGCCGCACCTGGCGGTGACCTTGGCCTACATGCTGGGTATCAGCCTGACCTGTGGCCAGTGGCTGCCGCGGATCCTGGCGCGTCGCCGCGCGCGCGACATGCTGCGCGATCCCGTCGGCACCGCCGCGCTGTTGCGTCGCCAACGCATCCGCAGCCGGATTGGCCTGGTGCTGGGCATGGTGCTGGCCACGATCGGCCTGGTGGTCGGGCTGATTCTCAGCGGTCGCCTGGTGTTCTGA
- a CDS encoding RNA polymerase sigma factor produces the protein MSAQPLELMLAQELPSARRGSQEAYGRIVSACQNTITAIALAITHDVQASEDIAQEAFLRAWQRLDRLKNSTSFLPWLRQITRNLARDYLRTQHHKPLSGEAAELAIGIAADPSPAPEEQLLRTEEEIAAADIISALPEDSRETLLLYYREGQSSQQVADLLGLSDAAVRKRLSRARGLVREEMLRRFGDFARRSAPGTAFTVLVAASLMTTAPVASAAIAIGATAATVGGGKLGASGLGAVSATGGTAFGSFAGVFGVLQESGAQASFNAGFATGTVLGSIIGGALGAYAGGRYLLSYADTEAERSALRRFVLINTSTAALVGIALNLAVLLTTGWLAVFGVAVVGMAIVNYQCLVPLRRLMLPLLARRAARRGQPGKRIHWCYESLYGWLGVVWASLFVLVALLFALRLAGRL, from the coding sequence ATGAGCGCACAACCGCTGGAACTGATGCTGGCGCAGGAACTGCCGTCGGCACGGCGCGGCAGCCAGGAAGCCTATGGCCGGATCGTCTCGGCCTGCCAGAACACCATCACCGCCATCGCGCTGGCCATCACCCACGATGTGCAGGCCAGCGAGGACATCGCGCAAGAAGCCTTCCTGCGCGCCTGGCAGCGGCTGGATCGGCTGAAGAACAGCACCAGCTTCCTGCCGTGGTTGCGCCAGATCACCCGCAACCTGGCGCGCGACTATCTGCGCACGCAGCACCACAAGCCGTTGTCGGGCGAAGCGGCCGAGCTTGCCATCGGCATCGCCGCCGATCCTTCGCCGGCGCCGGAAGAACAGCTGCTGCGCACCGAAGAAGAAATCGCCGCCGCCGACATCATCTCCGCACTGCCGGAAGACAGCCGCGAAACCCTGCTGCTGTACTACCGCGAAGGCCAGAGTTCGCAACAGGTGGCGGACCTGCTGGGGCTGAGCGATGCCGCGGTGCGCAAGCGCCTGTCGCGCGCGCGCGGCCTGGTGCGCGAGGAGATGCTGCGCCGCTTCGGCGACTTCGCCCGCCGCAGCGCGCCGGGCACCGCCTTCACCGTACTGGTGGCGGCCAGCCTGATGACCACCGCGCCGGTGGCCAGCGCGGCCATCGCGATTGGCGCGACCGCCGCCACCGTGGGCGGCGGCAAGCTGGGCGCCAGTGGCCTGGGGGCGGTGTCCGCGACCGGCGGCACCGCCTTTGGATCCTTTGCCGGCGTGTTTGGCGTGCTGCAGGAAAGTGGCGCGCAGGCCAGCTTCAACGCCGGCTTCGCCACCGGCACCGTGCTCGGCTCGATCATCGGCGGCGCGCTGGGCGCCTACGCCGGTGGCCGCTATCTGCTGAGCTACGCCGACACCGAAGCCGAACGCAGCGCGCTGCGCCGTTTCGTGCTGATCAACACCAGCACCGCCGCCTTGGTCGGCATCGCGCTCAACCTGGCCGTGCTGCTGACCACCGGCTGGCTGGCCGTCTTTGGCGTGGCCGTGGTGGGCATGGCGATCGTCAACTACCAGTGCCTGGTGCCGCTGCGCCGGCTGATGCTGCCGCTGCTGGCGCGCCGCGCCGCCCGCCGCGGCCAACCCGGCAAGCGAATCCACTGGTGCTACGAAAGCCTGTACGGCTGGCTGGGCGTGGTCTGGGCGTCGCTGTTCGTGCTGGTGGCGCTGCTGTTCGCGCTGCGGCTGGCCGGGCGGCTCTGA